The genomic window CGCACGCGGCCGTAATCAACGTGGCGACGGGCCACGAAGCGGCGGACGACAGCGGCGGTCATGGGCCCATGCTTCCACACCCCCGGTTGACCGGCCAATGACCGCGTGTGCGATCCCACATCACGGACCGCGGGCCGCGAATCGGCGGACCAGCCCGCCGAGCCGTCCCCGCCGTGTGACGCTGCGACATGTGACCGCACCTTCGGAGCTGAGACGGGCCAGCGGCGCGGCCGCTCCGGTCAGGAGCCACCACCGGCGGTGGCTGGTCTGGCTGACGCCGGTGCTGCTCACGCTGGTGGTCACCCTCACCGGGTTGAGTCGGGCGCAGCTGTGGCGGGACGAGCTGGCGACCTGGAGCGCGGCGACGCGGCCGGTCGGCGACCTGGTCCGGCTGGCCAGCACCATCGACGCCGCCACCGGGCCGTACTACCTGCTCATGCACGGCTGGACCGCGCTCTTCGGCGACTCGGCGACCGCGCTGCGGCTGCCGTCGGTGCTGGCCATGGCGGCCGCCGCGGGGCTGACCGCCCGGCTCGGCGAACGGCTGGTCGACGCCCGGGTCGGGCTGCTGGCCGGGCTGCTCCTCGCCGTCCTCCCCGGCACCTCCCGGTACGCCCAGGAGGCCCGCCCGTACGCGCTGGCCACGCTCCTCGCCGTGCTCGCCACGCTGCTGCTGGTCGAGGCGCTGCGACGGCCGACGTGGACCCGCTGGGCGGGCTACGCCGCCGCCGTCGCCGTGCTGGGCCTGACCCACCTGATCGCGCTCACCCTGCTCGCCGCGCACGCCGTCGCGGTGCTGCTGGTCCAGTGGGGCGCCCCGGCAGCCGCCGGCCTCGGCGCTCCGCCGGCCGGGACCCGCCGGCCGACCGACGACCGTCCGACCAACGACCGTCCGACCGACGAGCGGCCGGACGGCGAACGACCGCACGGCGGGCGACCCGGCGGCGCACCACCCGACGAACGACCGCGCAGCGAACGACCGGCCGGCGAACGATCCGGCGGCGAGCGGCGGGCGGGGCGCCGCGTCCTGTGGCGGTGGCTGGTGGCGTTGGTGCCGACCGTGCTGGTGGTCGGTCCGCTGGTGCTGGTGGCCCGGGGGCAGCGGTCCCGGCAGCTCGACTGGGTGGACCCGGCCCGGCTGACCGACCTGGCGGCGCTGCCGGGCGGGGTGGCGCAGAGCGGCGCGGTGGGCGGCCTGCTGCTCGGTCTCGCCGCCCTGGGTGCCGGACGGCTCGGCCGGCGGGCGCTGCTGCCGGCGGCCTGCGCGCTGCTGCCGGTGCTGCTGGTCTTCGCCGCGGGGCTGGTCGTACCGCTGTGGGTGCCGCGCTACCTGGTCTTCACCGTGCCGTTCGGCTGCCTGCTGGCCGGCGCGGCGCTGGCCGGCGTACGGCTGGCGCCGGCGCTCGCCGTGGTGCTGCTGGCCGGGCTGCTCGGCCTGCCCGACCAGGCGGGGCTGCGCCGCACCCACGAGTGGCCGCGCACCGCCACGGTCGACTACCGGGGCGTGGCCCGGGTGATCGCCGACCATCAGCAGCCCGGCGACGTGATCGTCTTCTCCCCCCGGGACAGTTGGCTCTTCCTCGACCTCGGCACCGCGTACCACCTGGGGTCGTCGCAGCCCCGCGACGTGCTGGTGGCCCGCGACCAGCGGCAGCGCGCGGACCTCTGGGCCAGCGAGTGCGACCGGCCGGCGGAGTGCCTGGCCGGCACGCGCCGGGTCTGGCTGGTGGTCGCCGGGCGGCGGAGCGACCCGGTGGCGGCCGTGCCGGGGGCGAAGGGCGCGGCGCTGCGGGACGGCTTCACCGTCCGCCAGGTCTGGCCGCGCCCCGGCCTGACGGTCGCCCTGCTCACCCGCTGACCCCCGCCGCGCGACCACCCCGACGCGGCGGCAGGGCGCGGCCGGTCAGGGGGTGAGGCGGTCGGCGGAGCCGCGGGCGAGGGGGACCACCAGCACGGCCTCGGTGCCGCCGGTGGCGCCGTTGCGCAGCTCGATGGTGCCGCGGAGTTCGCCGGTCAC from Micromonospora kangleipakensis includes these protein-coding regions:
- a CDS encoding glycosyltransferase family 39 protein, with product MRRASGAAAPVRSHHRRWLVWLTPVLLTLVVTLTGLSRAQLWRDELATWSAATRPVGDLVRLASTIDAATGPYYLLMHGWTALFGDSATALRLPSVLAMAAAAGLTARLGERLVDARVGLLAGLLLAVLPGTSRYAQEARPYALATLLAVLATLLLVEALRRPTWTRWAGYAAAVAVLGLTHLIALTLLAAHAVAVLLVQWGAPAAAGLGAPPAGTRRPTDDRPTNDRPTDERPDGERPHGGRPGGAPPDERPRSERPAGERSGGERRAGRRVLWRWLVALVPTVLVVGPLVLVARGQRSRQLDWVDPARLTDLAALPGGVAQSGAVGGLLLGLAALGAGRLGRRALLPAACALLPVLLVFAAGLVVPLWVPRYLVFTVPFGCLLAGAALAGVRLAPALAVVLLAGLLGLPDQAGLRRTHEWPRTATVDYRGVARVIADHQQPGDVIVFSPRDSWLFLDLGTAYHLGSSQPRDVLVARDQRQRADLWASECDRPAECLAGTRRVWLVVAGRRSDPVAAVPGAKGAALRDGFTVRQVWPRPGLTVALLTR